Genomic window (Streptomyces yatensis):
CACATCCGCGAGGACGACCTGGACGGCGGCCACGGCTTCCTGACGCCGTACGAGGAGAGCAAGTACACCGCCGAACGCGCGGTGCACGCCTGGAGCGCCCGTACCGGCCGGGGCGCCACGATCCTGCGGCCGTCGCTGCTCGTCTCCGACCGGCCCGTCCACGGCAGCGGACAGCGCCAGCCGCTGGCGGTGCTGGCGTTCCTCATCCACGAGGCGCTGCGCCGCAGGGCCGAGGACGACCCGGCGCTCGCCTCGCTCCTCGACGGTGGCGACGCCCACGGCAGCGGTCTGCGGGTGCGGGTCCGCGCGGGGAGCGGCGGGGCGCTCAACCTGGTCCCGGTGGAGTACGCGGCCCACGCGGCGGTGTGCGCCGCGCGAGCGGCGGCCCGCCCGGGCGCCCCGGCGGGGGTGCGCACCGTGCATCTGACCCATCCGCACAACACCCCCTTCGCCACCGCCGTGAAGGTCCTGGAGCGGCTGTACCCGGGGCTGACCCTGGACCTCGTGGACGAGCTGGACGACCCGGACCCCTACGAGTCGCTGTTCGCGCACCACCTGGCCTCGCTGCTGGTCTTCACCGCGCAACGCAGGACGTACGACCGGAGCAACCTGCTGCACGACACCGCGGGCCTGCCCGACCCCGAGCCCCTGGACGCCACCTACCTCGCCGACGCCGCCGGAGAGGCGGTGGCACCCGCCCCGGCCGCCTGACGAGTCCCCCACGACTCGGCGGCCCGTCGGGGCACGGAGGTGGCGAGGCCAACGCTGCTCCACGACACCGACTGGCCGCCCGACCCCAAACCCCTGGACGCCGTTTACCCCGTCGACGCGGCCGGAGAGGCGGTGGCACCCGCCCCGGCAGCCTGACCGGTCCCCCACGACTCGGCAGCCGCCGGGGCACGGAGGCGGCGAAGCCAAGCCCGGGACGTACGCCCAGAGCAAGCTGTCCGAGGACACGGCGGGCCTGCCGGACCCCAGGCCCCTGGACGCCGCCTACCTCGCCGACGCCGCCGGAGAGGCGGTGGCATCCGCCCCGGCCGCCTGACCCCTCCCCCACGGCCCCGCCGTGGCCAGCACCCGCAACTCCCCCAGCCAGGCGTCCGCGAACGACTCGGCGACCCGGCGCGGCTCGGAGGTGGTGAAGCCGGCCACGGCCCGGCCCTGGGCGGTGGCCAGGACGGCGGACATGCGGTGTCCGGCCGGGAGGAAGTTCAGCGGCAGTACGCGCAGGACCCGCCGCCCGGCCACCACCAGCGGGGACGAGGGGCCCCGCACATTGCTGGCGAGCAGGGTGGCGCGGGCCGGGTCGAAGTACCGCTCGAAACACCATCCCCCGGCCGCGGCGGGGACGGACCGGAACACCGCGCGCACCAGCGGATGGCGCAGTGCGCGGGCGCGGCCCGCCGTGCGGGCGGCGACGAGGGCGAGGCGGCGTCCGGCGTCGGGCTCCGCCACGG
Coding sequences:
- a CDS encoding SDR family oxidoreductase; translation: MAVLFTGATGFLGSRILRHLLAEDGDDRPVTVLGRGGEGSLRARVETALDGLDGLAGAATPRGRLRYVSADLTLPGLGLTDGERRALTDACSVVWHCAAHLALHDDPVPLFKANVLGTRRVLDLATEAAGARVVHLSTAYVAGGRAEGHIREDDLDGGHGFLTPYEESKYTAERAVHAWSARTGRGATILRPSLLVSDRPVHGSGQRQPLAVLAFLIHEALRRRAEDDPALASLLDGGDAHGSGLRVRVRAGSGGALNLVPVEYAAHAAVCAARAAARPGAPAGVRTVHLTHPHNTPFATAVKVLERLYPGLTLDLVDELDDPDPYESLFAHHLASLLVFTAQRRTYDRSNLLHDTAGLPDPEPLDATYLADAAGEAVAPAPAA